AGCCCGGCGCGCAGATCCCCAAGGAGGCGCTGAAGGCCACCCAGATGATGGGCATGGGCATGATGGGGCCGGAAATGGGCATGATGCCCGGCGGAATGCCCGGCATGATGGGCCCCGAGATGGGCATGGGCATGATGATGGGAGCCCCGGCCGCGACCAGTAAGCGGATCCTTTGCGTCATGCCCCTGGACCGCTCCAGTCTGAAAAAGATCGGCGATGACGTTGAGAACGCCTCCTGGAACCCGAAGCAGCCACTGCTGGTGCTGCACAGGAAGGTCACAACCAAGGCTCCGGGCGGTGGCGGCATGCCCGGCGGTATGCCTGGAATGATGCCCGGGGGAATGCCGGGCATGATGGGACCCGAGATGGGCATGATGGGCATGGGTCCTGCGACTACCACGGAGGAGTTCATGGCCTTCCGAAAGCCCGATGAGCCCGAGACCGCCGAAAAGCGCATTGGCAACTTCAACATGGGCGGGATGGTCTGGTCGACCGATGGCAAGATGGTGGCCGGCGCCAGCGCGACGGAGAAACGGGTTTTCGCCATCAAGGCCCCGGGCGGTCTGGTGTACGAGATCAGTCAGGACCTCGACGACAACATCAAAACCCCGGGCCATACTGCGGTCGCCTGGTCGCCGGATGGCAAGAAAGCTGTCTTCCCGGCGATGACCCAGCGTTCCGAGAACAATGAGCAGTTCGTCATCCGCGGCCTGGTTGTCCGTGACATGGAAAGCGCGGAGGCTAAGCAGCTCACGGAGCACAAGACCAAGGCCATGATGGGTGGCATGATGGGGATGCCCGGCATGATGGGAATGCCCCCGATGTAACCCAGCCGCAGATC
Above is a window of Armatimonadota bacterium DNA encoding:
- a CDS encoding PD40 domain-containing protein; translated protein: MRCLLLLAVVLLLLAPAAVMGQMMGPEMGMMGMGMPASPIDIDPIWSPDGKWIAFTRTTATQGTAGPVEAGLISAEGGEVKLTKNLKPLCWTPDSAGIICGLSAPAGQTSPYSGFWKMDAARPNRITLIIRAVDPQFAAYSPDGKKLLLVDLVGKDRHEILVGNADATPAVFYSTRGSDKIINAGWTDGSNAVWMVLEVPAKDALEPGAQIPKEALKATQMMGMGMMGPEMGMMPGGMPGMMGPEMGMGMMMGAPAATSKRILCVMPLDRSSLKKIGDDVENASWNPKQPLLVLHRKVTTKAPGGGGMPGGMPGMMPGGMPGMMGPEMGMMGMGPATTTEEFMAFRKPDEPETAEKRIGNFNMGGMVWSTDGKMVAGASATEKRVFAIKAPGGLVYEISQDLDDNIKTPGHTAVAWSPDGKKAVFPAMTQRSENNEQFVIRGLVVRDMESAEAKQLTEHKTKAMMGGMMGMPGMMGMPPM